A window of Maniola hyperantus chromosome 17, iAphHyp1.2, whole genome shotgun sequence genomic DNA:
CATATTTTTGCTACAAAAAGTGGGAGAAAATAACTGAAAAGGATGATATTTTAGGATTTAGGGATTGTGACTTGGAATACCAAAATCACATTTGGTTGAGAAATGAAGCAATATTGTAGAAAACGATGATCAGCTAGATATTAAGAAGTTTAGTAAGAAGTACCAATTAATTAAACTATTCATccatacttaaaattataaatgcgaaagtgtgtctgtctgctagcttttcatggcccagcagtttaaccgattttgatcaaatttggtagagttagcttacatcccggggaaggacataaaggctcctttttatcccggaaaattaaagagtttccacggaatttttaaaaagcctaaatccacgcgtacgaagtcgcgggcgtcatctagttacttataatattGATTCTTCCTACAATTGTTATTTACTATGCCACGGCCATACGATAAAGCTGCGCTGTTTTGGAAACCTTTCTTTCAGATAATGCCAACGTCTGACTACACAATGAACTCTGAAAACTTCTCTGAAACTAAATCCAATGAAAAATTGCTATCTACTGATCTCCAGCCGAGCAATGCGAGTCACAGTTGAATCCTAGCCAACCGGTTTGCTTTGAAACCTTAAAGCTAAGATTGTGACATTAACATTTTATgatgctagctgatgcccgcgacttcgtacgcgtggatttaggtttttaaaaaatgccgtgggaactctttgaattcccgagataaaaggtagactatgtaactctccagtacgcgtagtacaagattttacgtctcaccaaaccaaaccaaattcgagagtcgaaatacttccgtgttacagtaaactggatcttaaatgccttgttttaaagctcgaGTTTGTCTACAcctctacagccagcgctccaagcggaaacattgcgaaattaaaatcagtggcatttaatatttgacttcaattcaaggctgtttaggtccattttactgtaacgcggaagtatttcgactctcgaatttggtttcgtctggtgagacgtaaaatcttgtactacgagtacaggtctttaactatactcatgcaaaaaatcacgtctatccgttgctccgttgcgacatgattgaaggacaaaccaacaaaaacactttcgcattcatagtAGGGGTACTGATATACTTTTACGAAAACGATACAATATGtggtgtacttacctattatgcCCTAAATTATGATGATAGGTATTTTTTGAATTTCCTCATTTCTCTTGAAATTAAGCCAATGAAAAATGTAGCGGAACTATTCGAGTCACAATTGAATCCTAGCCAACCGGGTTTTGTAGTCATTTATAGCTTAGATAGTGCCATATTTCACGTGATTAACGTATCCCCGAAACGATATGGCGTGTGTTTAGAGCGGTGTTTAAACCGCTTTGTAACTTTCCAGTGCGACATTAACGAACAAAGGCGGCCGAGTTTGAAATTACACGATTCATCTCTCGCTGGGCTTTTATCTGTACACTTGTAGGCTTAGCACGAGATTTCTCATCTCGAAAACGTTGGTAGATTTCGAGTATCCTCTAGTACTTCATAAAAAATAGACGTAAACAGTAAGCACCTATCTTTTAAAGTTCGAGTTCATCCATACGTAAATACAGTTAGCTAGTATTAGTATCAGATTCGTCattcaatatttattattaagaaaaatGTTTTTAGTTAGGTAGTGTTTGCTGTTTCATACGTTCTTGTTGCCTTCAAAACCGTCACTTACCGAAGTGACACGCCAGGGGAAACCAATTGTGCTATCAATTACTATCACTagataagaccgcctttgcaCCCtggtttttttgtttatattctGTGTTTTGTTGTAATAAAGCTTCTACTACTATTACTCTTACACAAACCCCCTAAGCGGAAACCAAGAGTATGTAGCGCGGAGCCCTAGGGCCCAAAGCCAAAAATGGCAGGCCATAGCCGGCAAAATACTAAATGTCTTTATTAGCACTTGCAAGATTGAGACAATCTGTTAGTGTAAGAGTCATTACAATTATTGGTCCACGCGTTTAGCGTCTAAAGCGCTACAAaggaacaaacaaacataaataGATTGATGAACACATAACCACTCCTTTGCTTTGCGCAGTCGGGTGAAAATAAACGACTTTAAAACAAGTTTTAATCCATCATAGATACTCTAACATTACAGTGTTTCGATCTACGATGTCGTGAGCAAACTTGTACTAAGAATAATGTGCGCCCCTGTACGTTCGGAAAAACCGGGTAATTAGGCCAGTGGGCATTACGATATGTGCTGAGGCTCAAATGGCTGCATAAACGGCCTTTTATCTTTTAGGGCCAGGCTATCTATCTGTCGGGCTTTTAATCCGAGTTGGCTATAGGCTAGTATGTTAGTGTCACGTCCAGTGAAATAGAGCATTAAACAGTATTATagtgttactagatgatgcccacggattcgcccgcgtggatttaggtttttaaaaatcccgtgggaattctttgattttctgggatcaaaagtagcctgtgtccttgcccgggaagcaagctatctctacataggctacttttatcccggtaaatcaagatgttttgaaaaacctaaattcactcggacgaagtcgcgggcatgatctGGTTTCTCATTTTTGGTATGatcatattataatgttatgtaTTAGCATAATACGTGCTCATGGTTATAGTATTATTGGTAATCGACcaatcaataaattaattatgcaATCAGATTCGTTGTTATTGGTTAAGGGCTATTTCATCAGCCGATACCCGTAACTTCATCCGTATTAATTTGAAACATTATACGAATCTGAAAGatgtcatagcctagtggttaggacgtccgccttctaatcagaggtcggagGGGAAAAATtagaacttttcggagttatgtgcattttaagtcattaattaatatatcacttggtttagcggtgaaggaaaaaactgtgaggaaacctgcatgcctgagagttctccataatgttctcaaaggtgtgttaaatctaccaatccgcacatggttagcgtggtagactactgccaaacccttctcactctgagaggagatccgtgctctgtagtgagccggcgattagttgatcatgatgatgatgatgatacgaacCCGAATAAGGAAATTTTTTTCATTAGCgttgcggtgatagcctaggccCTAGTGGCTGAGacgttcccacgggagttttaaaaacttaaatccacgcgaacgaagtcgcgggcatcatctagttatcagtaaataataattgttaagtAATATTAACATTTATATCGTTGTTCATACATAGTATctgataatgataatatttgttttaacgtgtaacattttattattaattatatttggtttatattcaaaaataaaactgctaaaataagtaatttaagaatcatttattttaatttacaccTGCATTCTGAGACATACACATTAATATTAAGTCCTAAAGCAAATTATGATGTGTAATCTTTCTTTGTATGATATAATGTAAAGCAAGGGTAACGACAAAGTCCGACATTGCATTTGGGACAATAATAACGCGTTCCTGTGCGTCCTTTTTGACCTGTTCTCTTATATGTAATATCAACGCAAACTTTGCATGTTTTGCATgcccatttttttttcttagtagGAGGAATCTGTTCTATGAAATGTCTACCAATCAGTCGTGCTACAGTCCCAGACGTATGTGGTCCTGCAGACCGCTGCTCCTCTTCAGCATAGCCTCCATCTTGAGCCATAGCTTCACCGCAATGAGTCAGAAAATTAGCAAACCCCTTTCGACGACGCTCAGGttcttttattttgtaataaatgATGTAAGCATTCACCATTGCTCTTACCACTAAGTGGAAGAACATATTCTTCCACCATTTCATAGACTTTTTTTTAAGAGAGTAGTTTGATACATATTGATGATTCAAATTTACCTCGATTTTATTGACGTTGTAATCAAGTACGCAGTCTGGTTTTATGCGCTTTATTTTAGcaccttttgcttttacttCAACTTCTGTCCAAGTTGCGGCGTGCTTCGTCGTAAGAAAGCCTTTATCTTTCCACTTGCATGCTGTTAGGTTTCCTCTATGACAGAAAGCCATTTCATTAGCCTCGAGCAAACGGCGTCGCCACTTTTTGGGCACGCCACGCCGGTCCAAAGCCACCGTGCCGACTGCGCGTGTATGCCTTGTCCACAGTGAATCAACAATTGTCGGATTCGTATTAAATCGGTACATATAAACAGTATGCCATTTACCtgaatagggttccgtaagcgACATGACTATTTCTTCCACGGGTCTAGAGTCGCCCAAGTAAGGAATCATTCTCAATAGATACCCTGTTTCTGCGTCGCACAACATATACATTTTCATGCCGTTCTTATCGAGTTTATGTTTGTTGAAGACTCTGCATTGCACACGGCCTCTAAAATTATAAGTTCTTTCATCAATCGTCAGGTTCTCTGAGGGCAGGTAGAATGCTTCAAACAGTTGGCATAACTCGTCAAAGTATGGCTTTAGCTTGAAAAATGCATCGTAGTTTTCATCACCACGCTGTTCACTATTCGTGATTTCATTCAAATGTAAACAACTGTATATGGCTTGAAAACGATCTCGCTTCATTGTTTGACTAGCGAACGGGGTGTGCAAAATTGACTTGGCTGACCAATACGAATTAAAGGTATCTTTATGAACCAGTGTCATGTGTATCACAATGCTAAAGAAAAGCTTCAACTCGCTCAAAGTCACTGGTTTCCAAGAAGCAAGCATAGAACCTGGCTTTAGCTGTCCCCTATTAGCTAACTTAGCTTTCATCTGCAATGCATAGCGGTTTGTTTCCGATTTTACGAGCAACCAAAAGCTGTcgttaaaaaataattgtaaacagTCGTACTGAGAGGAAGTTTGGTCAACCGGGGCTCTTACTCCAGTTTGGCTTTCAAACACTGGGTTATTGAGTGGTTCTTCCCTCGCAGCAAACGTCCAGACATTTGCGTCATCCATTTCTTGAAGACTGGGTGTTGGTTCAGTGGCCGTTTGAGCTCGTCCACGAGAAGGCGAACCTCTTCGGCTTCGTGCACGACTACGATCCCGCGATGGCACCGACATTCTCGGCGGCAAAACTTCTTCAATAATCTCCTGTTCCTCATCTTGTGCTTCCACTATCTGCCGCATTTCAGAAAAAACCTCTACGgacaaaaaatacaatttaataCTGTTCATACAGATAACTTTTTTGCAACGCACCTAATAACATATTCATAATAATTCACTAgtcgatgcccgcgacttcgtccgcgtagttcttaaaatcccacgggaactctttaatttccgggataaatagtagcctatgccatTCTCCACGTcctcaactatacccatgcaaaaaaatacgtCAATCCGCAGTGTGATTTAGGAGAAACTAAAAAACaagcacattttcgcatttataatgataattaattagccaggatgaaaatattatgaatgcgaaagtgtgtctatttgtctgtctgctagcttttcagatAGATATGgtttacataggctactttttatcccggcaaatcaaagagttcccacgggattcttgaaAAGCCTAAACCTACATGGATAAATTggcgagcatcatctatttggtacagagatagcttgcactaGCCGTCCTGGAGCCGggcctaggctacttttatcccgcaaaatcagaGTTCTCAAGAGATTTTAAGAAAACTACTAGGCGTTCATTTCAACATTGCCGTCGTCAGccgtaacaaaatgacttcatAGGCATAACTTTTAGTACCgttgacaaaaaataattagctttATTTTTTACTGCAACCATTTTGTTATTATGTACTGTACAAAATGTACAGtatttatgtaaatttaaaatagttcgTGTTACATGTTAACAAGTTTTATTGTATGGCAACATACTTTCTCATTTACAATAGGTATTAGTAAAACTCCGAAAAAACACGGTAGTTATGACAACCACGAGTGGCACGGGCGTACTTGATTGCGTTGCTATCCGTACTACGCTAAGCGGGTCTAAGCGAGTCGCGGCACCGCGGTGCGGAGAGGCGCGGAGGGGGGCAACCGCCATCTTGAAGTGAACGCTtcgacgaagttgcgggcatcatttcAGTATAGAAATAAGTATAAGAAACTATATACCTTGCATTTCATTTTCAATCGGCTCACCATCGATGTCTGAGTCCTCGAAACACAATAAATCACTCGCTCGCGGTCGAGCCATGTCACGCCAAAACCGGCGTGCGGACGGACCAAGATACAGTAACACACTGAAGTCCTACGCACACGCAGTATGCTATGCGCTGCGCCTGCGCGGCACACACAGCTGACACTGCTGACAGGTCCCCTCCTGTCGAGTGAACTATGCGCAAGTGGCGGCGACTCCTGTGTGTGCGTGACCTGATTCGTTCGCAAATTTTATAGTTTattagattatgcccgcgacttcatccgtatggatttagttaggtattttgaaaacccatgggaactctttgcttttccaggataaaaagttgcctatgtcaatttctggGGCGTAATCTGtattaaatccatatccataagtacttaatattataaaagcgaaagtgtgtctgtctgtctgtctgtctatctgtttgtctgtctgtctgtccgtctgtcagtctgtctgtgtgtctgctagcttttcacggcccatccgtttaaccgtttttgatgaaatttggtatagagatagcttgcatcccggggaaggacaggctactttggatcccggaaaattaaagagttcccacgggattttaaaaacctaaatccctgcggacgaagtcgcgggtatcatctagtttcatataaatcggtttaGCGGATTGGCCTTTTaagaatcccgcgggaactctttgattttctgggataaaaagtagcctgtgtccgtcctcaggatgtaagctaactctgtaggtaccaaatttcatcaaaatcggttaaactgttgggccgtgaaaagctagcagacagacagacagacacactttcgcatttataatattagtaagtttaTTGAAGTATGGGTAAATTCAGcacttaaactttttttttaatacagttgCTTGAAAAATGAACTTTCAATGCTAGTAAAGATggtttatttaagttaaaaCAACACAGGTAAAATATAAACCAGACTTCTAAAAAACATTTCTTAACTCACAACTgtattgaaataatatattaaagaaCACAGGAATGTCTGAATGTTAAATTAAAATCGCCATGAATGACGTGGTAACGACGTGATCCGCTGGGAATTGGGAATACATATAACAgctaatatatacctaccagtTGAgagatacttacctaattaatattgATGTGAATTTGCGGAATCATACTAATCTGCGGATTAACTAGGAAATAACGCAGATTATCGGGTTATTGTCTGTGAAATACAGAATTAATGTTATTACCAAAATGTTATTTGTGGTTAGTGATTAAACTAGGTGCTTTACTGACGAGTAGCGAGTAGGTAATATTGAAATCATAAACAGTAAATATGTATctattatgcgtacaaaatgacttctcaaaTCGCACGCGccaatttaactttatgtgccaaaagtacgattttagtccctccttattttaaaggtgaactgtacttttgacatgacagttgacccgtagAGTTTGGCGCGTCAGAAgccattttgtacggactataatgcAATATACGAGACAGACATGTTTTGCGACGTAAAATTTGATATCTCTtcatatggactaagagccagagCGTGCCCGACCTTCGTTTCTTCGGAATAATACCTAcattagaaatcatgtcatgcattgtcagacacCCTTAAGAAAGAAGTAAAACCGTCAATAACCGAAATTAAAATTCAatctttccttcaccgttaaaacaagtgataattTTAATTGCTTAGTTTTCTTCATTACTAGGTAGGAAACCCACTTAGATAATTTTGTGCAATTCTAGGTTGTTCTTACAGTTCATTTTGTTTCAGGATCCAATGGCATCGTACGACGTGAACTCGCACGACTCGGACCCACAGCCGCGGTACGACATGATCGACTCCAATCGACACGGCACGAGGTGCGCGGGTGAAGTTGCAGCCACTGCCAACAATTCCTTGTGTGCTGTCGGCGTCGCTTTTCAAGCCAGCGTTGGAGGTAAAATAATTTCCAAGACTATTTAATGCCGGACCACCGCTCTTATGcgacatataatattatcataatataaaatgatTCTGAAAAAATTTTTTAAACGCTTTGTGCCGCTCTGTATGTAGCTTAGCgtttaagacgtcagccttctattcgggaggtcggtggttcgatttcgggtacgcacctctaactgtcATAACCTGGAAGCGGTCCGGTtatagcctgcttccatcttagactgcatcatcacttgagattgcaatcaaaaggtaacttgtatctgaataaaaaagaaataaaaaagataCCCTTGCAAGAGAGTTATCGAGCGAGCTAAgcgataaaaataatttgaaccAACCTCAACATAAAAGGATCGCTTTATTCATACCTTAGAAAGGATGTATGAAATGAAAAGAAAACCTTTGTAAACTTTAGCTTACATAACCCACGCACAAAACCAGAGCTTAACCTCCTTGTACCATGCAATTTGTGCTAAGTTGGTGCCTACTGCCTAGGTAGTTGTCTCTTAGGAATAGTAGTTTTGTTAACTTACTTAGTGCTGTCAAAGAGCGTTTAAAGCTTTCAAAGTTAAATATATTACCTATGAGAAAGGACTTGCTATATTTGCTCTATGCGTCAACTTTCTCTCAAAAGTAGATATAGTTCGCGAAAGGTCGacatggaaatcggggtatgaggtgggggtgatttgagagaatcactaataAGTTCAtcatacactttcattgccgaaaGAAACAATAGTTATGGCTGTCAAAGTGCGAAGttcaataatatacctaagtatataatatttaacgTTCATTTAAAACTTGTACGTCAAAAGTATCTCTTGCATTTCAAGCATAATACTAGACATGGTAGTTATCGCTTTACCTTATTTGGTCTACCTACCATCTAATTAAAACTTTTCTCGCTCCTGTACAGCTAATAATGCTACCTGAAAATGTCGGACCTACGCATTTCGACTAAAACTATTTTCTAGATAACCACTCTAGTAATGCCTTACTTAATACGCTGTCAAAGTAAGATGAAGTTAAACTAAATGAACGTGCTTTAAACatgtttaaagttttaaagAGCGCTGCGATATCATTAGTTttagaacacattttttttatcaaaataaaaaataaaaacacaatacCGATCCTAGTTGAGTATTCAAGTGAGCACTAGCTTtggcccgcgactttgtccgcgtacataatatgtaatttattatgtgtaattaatatatataatttatacattaaaacCCTACATTATCCTTCTGGATAAAGTGGGGTTTTaatgatgaaaaaaattaattaaatttcagtagtttcagagtttatacataacaaacaaacaaacaaatttttcCTCTTTGTTTTGTCTTTGTTAGTAAttaattagcttatgcccgcgacttcgttcgcgtggactacacaaattttaaacctttattttaccccctttggggttgaattttcaaaaatcgttttttagcggatgctacgtctaatagctatctgcattttgCAATCTGcctgatccgcccagtagtttgagttgtgcttactagatcagttagttagtctactactactactagttaTTAGTGGCTGTATAGATGTTTCTGCTGCATTTGTTTACTAGGGATGGTTACTAGTTATCGCTAATAACTCACTTTGCGCTGTCAAAGTGGGATAAAGGCGTGAGATAAAGGCTTGTTAAGTCGAGATCAGTCGAGTAGGTACGGGACTCGTTGATAAAGCGTACACTACTACGTAATTGGGTTTCAGGTGTCAAGTAGTTTCTTTTAAATTGAAGTAAAATAGGAAcaagtaaatattatataatttaaaaataaaatttaggcttaaaaaacgaactaaaaaataaaaaaactgtaatgttttttaaaagtaaatttacGGCCAGGGTCTCTCTGGAGGATGACCCTAAGGGTACTTTTCAATTATCTACTCATCAAAGAAATCCAGGGTTGGCGTTGTTTTAAAcaaatgtttaatttaaaaaacttaaaacatgttttagtcctattttaaacaaaaatgttttaaaaactgCAGTTTTTCCAACTCTGGGGAAATCAGAGCAAACCGTGATTTTATTATCCACGGTATgcaataaacttaaaatttgcAACGCTGCCTTCCGCACCTACCTACTAGTATGATTTTAATGTCACATCTATATGTAGTACGGAACTGATATTATGAAAGGCCCATTTGTTTCCATCAAACCATACTTAAAAACATTAGAAGAATGCAGAAGTAATTTCAGCTCTAATTAATTATTCGCACATGCAAACAAGCCGGCAATGAGCGTTGTCCCCATTTTGACCCAGATACGTCTAATTACGCGCacgtattatacctattataccttTTATGTGAGAGtgcttttatgtttattttaattggAATCACATTAAGGCATTTCTGCTGTGGAATAAAAGTCATGGTAGATTTATAGCCTGGTGCCCTGGTGGTCAGACCGAGCACTTTacaaggtaagtacctagtatcaaaaactaaaataaaacataatgtaGGAAAAAAACTTGCGCATTGTGGTCGTAAAAATTCATTACTTTGTAAACAAAACCGTAAATCCATAAGTTGATCTTCCTTTGTGACTccgattaggtataataaatcactacccatattataaatgcgaaactgtgtttttTTGTCCCTCAACTACGCCGCAACAAAGCGCGATTgtattcacgtgattttttgcatggatatgaagctaaagacctggagagtggcataggcgtCCACttattatcctggaaaatcaaagagctcccacgggatttttaaaaatgtcaaGGCACGCGGACTAAACCATAatttcatacttaatattatacctatgcgAAACCGTGTCGGTCTGTCATTTTTTTACGGCAAGACTGCTGAATTGATCGTTAAGAAATTTGGCACAAGAAGGGACTTGCATTTTGTTTCTGGAGACATAgattaagatatttttattccggataATCCACGTATTTTTTTCTTGACGACGTCGCAGATATCAGTTATATCAGTAACATAATATCTCGTAACATTTCGAAGACTAGCAATCAATTAGTAATCAAACAATGAGATCGTCATTAGTATGCCCATTTATTTAATTGACTTCATTTTGTTCGCTTCATATCTAAGTTGATTAAATCTCAGCCCCTTCATTAACCTGACCCGAAAGGTACTTTTTAAACGAGCACCCGATACCTTAGAAGCCTTAGAGCCTTTAGATATTATCATCGGCTTGTTATCTCATTAATTAAAAGGGCGAAGGTTTGTTTCAAACATTTTCagtaacaacaaaaataaaatcgagTGTGTTTTCGTGATCCCCATTTTAAGGTTccttatacaaattacaaatacaattgggtatttgactccaatttttttattactttattataaactag
This region includes:
- the LOC117989973 gene encoding piggyBac transposable element-derived protein 4-like yields the protein MARPRASDLLCFEDSDIDGEPIENEMQEVFSEMRQIVEAQDEEQEIIEEVLPPRMSVPSRDRSRARSRRGSPSRGRAQTATEPTPSLQEMDDANVWTFAAREEPLNNPVFESQTGVRAPVDQTSSQYDCLQLFFNDSFWLLVKSETNRYALQMKAKLANRGQLKPGSMLASWKPVTLSELKLFFSIVIHMTLVHKDTFNSYWSAKSILHTPFASQTMKRDRFQAIYSCLHLNEITNSEQRGDENYDAFFKLKPYFDELCQLFEAFYLPSENLTIDERTYNFRGRVQCRVFNKHKLDKNGMKMYMLCDAETGYLLRMIPYLGDSRPVEEIVMSLTEPYSGKWHTVYMYRFNTNPTIVDSLWTRHTRAVGTVALDRRGVPKKWRRRLLEANEMAFCHRGNLTACKWKDKGFLTTKHAATWTEVEVKAKGAKIKRIKPDCVLDYNVNKIEVNLNHQYVSNYSLKKKSMKWWKNMFFHLVVRAMVNAYIIYYKIKEPERRRKGFANFLTHCGEAMAQDGGYAEEEQRSAGPHTSGTVARLIGRHFIEQIPPTKKKKWACKTCKVCVDITYKRTGQKGRTGTRYYCPKCNVGLCRYPCFTLYHTKKDYTS